Part of the Thermodesulfovibrionales bacterium genome is shown below.
CGGTTTCCCGTTGGCCGGCGAGAGGACGTTGTTCACCGACATCATGAGAACCCTCGCCTCGATCTGCGCCTCTATCGAGAGCGGAACATGAACCGCCATTTGGTCACCGTCGAAGTCTGCGTTAAACGCGGTGCAGACAAGGGGGTGAAGCTTGATGGCCTTGCCTTCCACGAGTATGGGATCAAAGGCCTGAATGCCGAGCCGATGAAGCGTCGGCGCTCGGTTCAGGAGTACTGGGTGTTCGGTTATTACGTCTTCAAGGGCATCCCAAACCTCGGGCTGTTCCTTCTCTACGAGCCTCTTCGCGGTCTTCAGGGTTGTCGCAAACCCGCGTTCCTCGAGCTTATTGAAGACGAAGGGCTTGAAGAGTTCCAGGGCCATTCTCTTCGGAAGTCCGCACTGGTGAAGTTTCAACTCCGGTCCTACAACGATGACCGAGCGACCGGAATAGTCGACCCTCTTCCCGAGAAGGTTTTGTCTGAAACGCCCCTGTTTGCCTTTTATCATGTCACTCAAGGATTTGAGCGGCCTCTTTGTCGCGGTCTTCAAGACCCTGCTCCGCCTGCCATTGTCGAAGAGGGCATCGACAGCTTCCTGGAGCATCCGCTTCTCGTTCTTGATAATAACGCTGGGGGCCTTGAGTTCCATGAGCCTCTTCAGTCTGTTGTTCCTGTTGATGACCCTCCGGTAAAGATCGTTGAGGTCGGAAGTTGCGAAGCGGCCTCCCTCAAGGGGAACGAGGGGCCTCAGATCGGGGGGCAGTACCGGTACGGCATCCATGATCATCCACTCCGGAGCATTCCCGGACTGTCTGAATGCCTCAACCACCTTGAGCCTCTTCGTGAGTTTCTTCTTCACGCCGAGGGACGACGCTTCTTTTATCTTCGCCTTGAGTTGAACGGAAAGAGATTCGAGGTCGAGTCTCCGCAGGAGTTCCCGTATCGCCTCGGCTCCCATCCCTGCCTTGAACTTCGAGCCGAATTCAGTCGTCTTCTTCTTGTACTCATCATCCGTCAGGAGTTCCTTTTCCTTGAGTGGGGTGTCACTCGGGTCTATGACAATATAGCTCTCGAAGTAGAGAACCTTTTCGAGATGCCGCATCGTCATATCGAGCAGGGTCCCGATCCTGCTCGGTACCCCCTTGAGAAACCAGATATGCGCTACCGGCGTTGCGAGCTCAATATGGCCCATCCGCTCACGTCTCACCTTCGACTGAATAACCTCAACGCCGCACTTATCGCAGACGACTCCGCGGTGCTTCATCCTCTTGTACTTGCCGCAGAGGCATTCCCAGTCCTTCACCGGCCCGAAGATCTTGGCACAAAAAAGTCCGTCCCTCTCGGGCTTGAAGGTGCGGTAGTTGATGGTCTCAGGCTTCTTAACCTCTCCGTAAGACCATTCCCTGATCTTCTCCGAGGAGGCGAGCTTTATCCTCATCGCCTCAAAATCCGTCGGATTCATCGGCCTCTGAAAAAGGGCATAGACATCTGTTTCTACTTCAGCCAAGACTCATTCCCCCTTACTTTTTTTCTCCAGGAGTTCAACATCAAGACCAAGACTCTGGAGCTCTTTAATTAATACGTGGAAAGACTCAGGAACACCCGGTTCGAGAGTCGCATCGCCCTTCACTATTGCCTCATACATTCGCGCCCTGCCGGTGACGTCGTCACTCTTCACGGTGAGAAATTCCTGGAGCGTGTAAGAGGCGCCATACGCCTCGAGGGCCCAGACTTCCATCTCCCCGAGTCTCTGACCTCCGAACTGTGCCTTGCCGCCGAGGGGCTGCTGAGTAACGAGGGAGTAAGGCCCGATAGAACGGGCATGCATCTTATCATCGACGAGGTGGTGGAGTTTCAGCATATACATATACCCCACCGAGACGGGCCTCTTGAACGGTTCTCCCGTTCTCCCGTCATAGAGTGCTATCTGGCTTGCGGTAGGGAGACCCGCCTTCTTCAGCATCTCCTTGATCTCGCTTTCCTTCGCGCCCTCGAAGACCGGGGTCGCCACATGGAGACCGAGTACCCTGGCAGCCCAGCCGAGATGGGTCTCGAGTATCTGTCCGACATTCATTCTCGAGGGAACACCGAGGGGGTTCAGGACAATATCCACCGGGGTACCGTCAGGCAGGTAGGGAAGGTCTTCCTCGGGCAAAACCATGGCAACAACGCCCTTGTTGCCGTGTCTTCCCGCCATCTTGTCTCCCACCTGAAGCTTGCGCTTCATCGCTATATAAACCTTTACGAGCTTATTCACCCCCGGCGGAAGCTCATCCCCCTTCCTCACCCGGTCGACACTCTCATCGTACCGGGATTCGAGGTAGCGCAGGTACTGATTCGCCTCATGGTGGATGATATCGATCTTTTCCTTTTTGTCCGCGTCGGTGATTTTCACGCGCATGAGATAGTCATCCTTTATCCGTTCGAGCTGCTTTGCGGTAAGCTTCCTCCCCGCCTGGCAGAGCACTTCTTTTGATTTCGGGTCCTTGACGTCGTCCGTGACCTTACTCCCTTCAAGCAGTTGCCGGATCTTCTTGAACTTCTCTTCTTTCACGATCCTGACTTCCTCTTCGAGATCCCTCTGGAGCTTTAGGATGTCGTCTTCTTCTATGCTCTTTGCCCTTTCATCCTTTTCCGTCCCTTTCCTCGAGAAGATGCGCACGTCAACGATGACACCCTCGATTCCCGGGGGGACATAGAGGCAACTCTCCTTGACATCCTCTGCCTTCTCACCAAAGATGGCCCGTAACAGTTTTTCCTCGGGGGTAAGCTGCGTCTCACCTTTCGGGGTGACCTTGCCGACAAGGATATCGCCGGGCTTAACCTCAGCGCCGATCCTTATGATTCCGCTTTCATCAAGGTCCTTGAGCGCCTCCTCACCGACATTCGGGATATCTCTCGTTATCTCTTCGGGGCCGATCTTCGTGTCCCGCGCCTCGACTTCGAACTCTTCGATATGAACAGAGGTGAATGAGTCCTCCTTTACGAGTCTCTCGCTGATCAGGATGGCGTCTTCAAAGTTATATCCGCCCCACGGCATGAACGCAACGAGGACATTCTTGCCGAGGGCCAGCTCTCCCTGGTCGGTAGAGGAGCCGTCCGCAAGCACATCACCCTTCTCAACCTCGTCACCGACGTGAACAAAGGGTTTCTGATTTATACAGGTAGCTTGATTCGATCTCTGAAACTTTACCAGGGGGTCTATATCAAGCCTTCCACCGTTTTCCGAGGGTCTCACCACGATCCTCGATGCATCAACGGACTCTACAATGCCGGCCCTTTTCGCAAGCACGATGGCGCCGGAATCCCTCGCTGCAACGAATTCCATGCCCGTCCCGACAATCGGCGCTTCATTCTGGATCAAGGGCACGGCTTGTCTCTGCATGTTCGAACCCATGAGCGCCCTGTTTGCATCGTCATTCTCGAGAAAGGGTATCAATGCAGCCGAAAC
Proteins encoded:
- the rpoB gene encoding DNA-directed RNA polymerase subunit beta, whose product is LHRSPGVFFSHDKGKTHASGRLLYSARVIPSRGSWLDFEFDTKDILYVRIDRRKKLPATIVLKALGYTNEDLLKTFYPVETITIKDSQTFTRAVSEVLTGIKAVRNITIPQTKEVLVKEGSKISKGAVKRMEASGIKEIPILKEDIVGRFTLEDIVDPETGEVLLESNEPIKEEIFAKILSLKVKTLHLLYIDNVKYLSSLRDTLLTDKVSTQDGALIEIYKKLRPGEPPTIHSARDLFNGLFFDPKRYDLSPVGRLKINKRLNLDIDLGTRVLTDKDIVKIVHYLLDLRTGKGEVDDIDHLGNRRIRGVGELLENQFRIGLVRMERAIKEKMTLTELETAMPHDIINAKPVMAAVKEFFGSSQLSQFMDQTNPLSEITHKRRLSALGPGGLTRERAGFEVRDVHPTHYGRICPIETPEGPNIGLITSLATYARVNDFGFIEVPYRKVVNGRVTGDIEHLSAIEGENYIIAEATSQVDGRGHLKGDAVSARVGGDFKMVTPQEIQYMDVSPKQIVGVSAALIPFLENDDANRALMGSNMQRQAVPLIQNEAPIVGTGMEFVAARDSGAIVLAKRAGIVESVDASRIVVRPSENGGRLDIDPLVKFQRSNQATCINQKPFVHVGDEVEKGDVLADGSSTDQGELALGKNVLVAFMPWGGYNFEDAILISERLVKEDSFTSVHIEEFEVEARDTKIGPEEITRDIPNVGEEALKDLDESGIIRIGAEVKPGDILVGKVTPKGETQLTPEEKLLRAIFGEKAEDVKESCLYVPPGIEGVIVDVRIFSRKGTEKDERAKSIEEDDILKLQRDLEEEVRIVKEEKFKKIRQLLEGSKVTDDVKDPKSKEVLCQAGRKLTAKQLERIKDDYLMRVKITDADKKEKIDIIHHEANQYLRYLESRYDESVDRVRKGDELPPGVNKLVKVYIAMKRKLQVGDKMAGRHGNKGVVAMVLPEEDLPYLPDGTPVDIVLNPLGVPSRMNVGQILETHLGWAARVLGLHVATPVFEGAKESEIKEMLKKAGLPTASQIALYDGRTGEPFKRPVSVGYMYMLKLHHLVDDKMHARSIGPYSLVTQQPLGGKAQFGGQRLGEMEVWALEAYGASYTLQEFLTVKSDDVTGRARMYEAIVKGDATLEPGVPESFHVLIKELQSLGLDVELLEKKSKGE
- the rpoC gene encoding DNA-directed RNA polymerase subunit beta' codes for the protein MAEVETDVYALFQRPMNPTDFEAMRIKLASSEKIREWSYGEVKKPETINYRTFKPERDGLFCAKIFGPVKDWECLCGKYKRMKHRGVVCDKCGVEVIQSKVRRERMGHIELATPVAHIWFLKGVPSRIGTLLDMTMRHLEKVLYFESYIVIDPSDTPLKEKELLTDDEYKKKTTEFGSKFKAGMGAEAIRELLRRLDLESLSVQLKAKIKEASSLGVKKKLTKRLKVVEAFRQSGNAPEWMIMDAVPVLPPDLRPLVPLEGGRFATSDLNDLYRRVINRNNRLKRLMELKAPSVIIKNEKRMLQEAVDALFDNGRRSRVLKTATKRPLKSLSDMIKGKQGRFRQNLLGKRVDYSGRSVIVVGPELKLHQCGLPKRMALELFKPFVFNKLEERGFATTLKTAKRLVEKEQPEVWDALEDVITEHPVLLNRAPTLHRLGIQAFDPILVEGKAIKLHPLVCTAFNADFDGDQMAVHVPLSIEAQIEARVLMMSVNNVLSPANGKPIVIPTQDMVLGIYYLTKEMSGVKGEGRVFADAAEVRIAYDSGQLDEHAKIRVRMDGTIVDTTCGRILFSEILPPEVSFGAINREITKKELGKIIEYTYKKAGRRSTVVFLDNLEKLGFFFATRSGISICMADMHIPAKKAELIKAAEHEVMEIQKQYADGLITHGERYNKVIDIWANVTERIADEMMKDLGAEDGKKFSEEELKERKSFNSIFMMADSGARGSSAQIRQLAGMRGLMAKPSGEIIETPITANFREGLSPLQYFISTHGARKGLADTALKTANSGYLTRRLVDVAQDVNILEDDCKATDGIIVSSLIEGGEIIQPLEERVIGRFTVEDV